The Cygnus atratus isolate AKBS03 ecotype Queensland, Australia chromosome 16, CAtr_DNAZoo_HiC_assembly, whole genome shotgun sequence genome contains the following window.
TTGCTGGAGGATGAGGAAGggaaatgctttgtttcagtgGGACTGATGGAAACAGCTCGCCTTTTGGCTCCCTGGAGGAGCCAGGACTGCAGCTTTACCAAGGGAGGTTAAAACAGTGCAGAGGGGAGCGGGACCCGTTTGGTGCTGCCGGGAAGCGAAGAAGCAAACCCACCTGCCGAGCAGCACACTGGCCTGGCATCACCGCTGCTCAGCAGAGAATTTCTTCCCTGATAACCCGCGGGTGCAGCCAAAGGAAGAGCTCTGCCTGGCCCTGATGCTCCTGccactggctgctgctgccataaCCCCTCTGCGCTCGGGCTCTCGCTGGTGCCTCCGTGTGCGGGAGCTGGCTGAGGCTCGTTGCTGGGCGGCCacgcagggctggggggcaaAGCCCGGCTGTGACCAGAGGGTGACTGCGGAGGGGCAGCGTCTTCCGCAGGGGCAGAGCCGTTGGCAAGCGTTGTAGGCCAAACAAGCGTGGTGCTAGCACATGAGATGAGTGGGCAGGTCGGTGTGCATGCCTCCTCTGGTACTGCAGAAGTGCTTCAAATACTTTGGGGAGGCTGAAAACAGCACATGAGCTTGCGCATGGTGGTATAGGGGCAGAGCCTGGCAAAGCCTGTTTCCCATGGGATTGCCCTTGCCCCAGGCAAAAGGAACCTTTTACCTGTGGATGCCCCCTGCTCTTGTAAAAGCTCTGAGCGAGTGGCAGAGGCAGTGGCAGGACCAGGAGCACTGCTCGGTGTGTCTGTTCTGCTCATCAGCCCAGAGCCTTTGTGCTGAGACTGCGTCTCAGCCTGactttcctcttctgcaaaTGCTGggctcccctggcagcagggaacCAGTCTCTTGGCATTATCTATCTTCCACACCAGTCTGTGATGCAACCTGCTGCATCTGTGCAGCTAGCTGAGCTACCATGGCAGAAagcctggctggggctggggctgctgctggagagaagggaggcACTTTGGGAGTGATGGAAATGTAGGAGCAAGGTATAAACAGGCACAGATGTGCAGCTGGGGCTTGGTTTTGGTCTGGGAGTGTGTCCAAGTAGTctcttaaagcaaaaaaaaaaaaaaaaaaaagccaaaaaaagagCACGAATGAACCAAAACTTCTTTCTATCCAAGCAGCCCCATATAGCTTTGGCCTGGAACTGGAGGAGTAgagaagctctgcagaggaagaggggaCAGAGTTGTCCTGTGCAGAGGGAGCTTCCTGCCCTCCgggaggctggagctgggggctgcagctggcccCAGCCTGTAGGACGGGTGGGCGAGCACGGGGCTGGCTGCCAGGGCCGCGGGGCTGGAGCATGTGCCAACTGCTGCCCAGTCGCCCAGGGGGTCGCTGCACAGGACCTGCGCCCTCCCTGCCGGCCAGGACGCTGCGGGCTGCACGGTGCCGCGGGGCGAGGGGAGGCGATGGGGCCGTCTGGAGGGGACGGAGGAGGAGAGCTCCAGCgctgggctcagctctggccgGGTCACCCTCACTGTCCACCACGCGTGGAGGGGACAAcgtgctgctgtgcagggccAGGCTGACAcaaagcagccagcactgccaggaGAGGGCAACTCTTAGCAGGCTGCACTTCGAGTGGAAGCTCAAATCTGCTGTGAAACAAGTTCAGAAAAGtctgtaatttcttttccctgaaactCTTAAGAAGCTAAATCGAGAAGAGAATGAACTCGCAACCTGGCCCGTtcccaggggctgctggtggctggggaaGGCGACAGCCTTCACCACCACCCCAGGGCACTCGGTGCCGGTGGATGGGCGCCCTTTTCGTGCAGGAGCAGCCTGTCACACCTCCGTCCCCACAGCCTGGTGCTAGCATAGCCCTGCATCTCTCAGTATAGATATAGATCTCTATATATAGACTTCATCTGGTTCTATTAACATAAATATgatcactttaaaaatacacgTACTGTATTATGTACACTATGTACATGGGGCCGGATGACGGCACGCCATGGCTGCCCCCGGCACCGCTTCCTGCGTGGTTCCTGGAACCATTCACATTTGTTAAAAGCTCCTCAGTTTCTCTGGCATGAGAGATGCTGTGGGGGACGGGggtggctctgcagctgctgccgccgccgaAGGTAGGACATGTTTGAGGGGTGTCCCACGCCGTCCCACCgcatcctgctgcctgctgcagggctgcggcGGGAGGGGACGGGCTCCGGACCACGCCACCCTGGCCAGCGGCTCCAGGGGCTCTGGGTTCTGCCCCTGGCACTGCCCCAGCACCAGCGTGGCGCTGGGGAGCAGGAGCGCAGCCGCGAGTGCCAGGGGGGCACAGGGCCCCCACAGCCACCTCCATGCTGCAGGGCCCAGCCAAAGCGGCCGCAGCAGGGCTGAGACCAGTCAAACAGACtttgcatatattaaaaactaCCCGCAAATCCCAAGCTTCCTAGAGCCCCACGGCAGCACCTGTGCCTGCCTGGGGCCAGGGTTAGGGGCTAGGGTGAAGCCCTGCAGACGCAGCGGGACATGGGGGACCTGTGGGCTGGTCAGTGTGGGGTCCGGACAGCCCCCAGAGCCCTCAGTGTGGCACGAGTTCTGTGCTCAGGCCACAAGCAGGCACAGGTGCCTGGGGTTGGTGGCATTCTCGCAGTCCCGAGCGGCTCCGACTGACGCCGTGCACAGTGGGGCATCTGCTCCACTGCAGACACTGTGGCTCCAGGCAGTGACTGCAGCACAAGAGCCAGGGCAGAAGGAGACGGAGTCAGCGGGGAGGGGGACAAGGATCATCGCCACCCACCCCAGGCCAGAGCTCATGCTGCAGTGGGATTGCAGCTCTCAGGCATCCCGACCCCCTCGGCTGCCCCCCACCCTCTGCCCCCTCCAAACCATCTCGAGTGCCTCTCCATGAGCATGGCCCATGGCCTCCAGATGGGCAGCAGCGGTTGGGGCTCTCCAGACCCAGCACAGTCAGGGGCCCCGGCCCTCCCAGGGCCAGCGGGCACTGCcagaggtggggagaggagcaTCCGGCGAGGAAAGCATGCTGGTGgcctctctcttctcccagcacCTCCACAGAGAGGCAGGGCGTGAGCGTCAGGCATCAGGCAGTCACAGGGCACAGGCACATCCAGCCAAGTTCCGCAGGGGGGTAGCAGCACAGGAGGGCCCGGGAGCCCATCTCGGCacagctgccctcctgcctggctgggggggctgcgaggAGCAGCgtgggggctggcagcaggggctggccctgctggggccgGCGGTGGCGGCAGCGCTGGGCTCCGGTGCTCAGTCCGCGGTAcactgtatatatttatatataaacaagGACAGCAGTGCTGTGACGTTGCAATGAGGAAcagctgctctggtgctggATGCTCCCGGAAGATCTGGTGCTGCAGTTCGAATGGAGAGATCAGGGGCACGGCTAAAGCCAGGTGAAGTTTTTGCGCACCGACTGCCATCAggccttccctcctcccctccaggAGCGCGGTgcagggggtggcagggctCTTGGGGTGTGGACAAACCTCTCTTGCGCGGTATTTCAGGAGTAGATGGTGATGACTTCCCGACCCCCACCACGCACCAGAAGCACTCGGTCCAGGTGCTCTGTCAGCACCTCCAGAAACTCCATGTCTGCGTGGCTGTCAAGGAGGAATGCCAAGCGGGAGCACGGGGACAGCCCTGCACCCGGGGAGCCGAGCCTGAGGCACCTACACCCCGGCaccagagctggagctggtggggTCGTGCatgagccagggctggggccagaGCGCACGCCTGCGCTGGCTTCATGAGACTGGGACCACGGCTGAGCCCctcacagcaggcagctgcccccGCGATGAACCAGCACGCTCACATGCGGTGCAACGCCGGGAGCCTGCCGCCCTCCACGGGCACAGCGCACCcgccaggcaggcaggctgctgccaTTGATGCGGTCGGGCtcaggcagaggcaggagccGCGGGAGTGCCCAGGCTCAAGCACCAGAACAGTACAAGAGCTCTGGCCCCACCGGAGTCCCGGTCCCCGGCCCCCCACACCCTGCAGAGAGGCGCTGAGCCCCGGGGCAGTAGGAAGGATACAGTTTTCATCCCCTTTCCGGTTGCGGGGCGGCCCTGGCATGTTCAGCAGGACCAGTTTGGCATCCTGGGACTTTTTGACGATCACTTCATTGAGCTTCACAGCTGTGTGCATCCTCCTCACATTGGACTGGTTCCTGGGGAGACAGCACACGTGGGCACAGGGTCGAGCACAGCAGCCACATGCAGGACCCCAAGGGGCCACGGGGCAGGCATGGGGCACGGGACCAGGCTGCGGCACGAGCTGCGGGCACACCaagccctgcctggcacagccaCTGGTGGTGCCAAGCCCACACCGGTGGCTGTGAGCTGCGGGGCTGCGCTCGGTgtgcctgctctgccagctcGGGCCGAGCCATGGGggaagcaggagcaggcagcacgaGCGAATCCATTCGCACCCGAGCCCAGGCTGTGGGCAGCTGCCCGCAGCACGACGGGGCCGGCTGGATGCCCGTGGGGCGGCAGTGCCCACgctcagggctggcagctgctgcccccgCACCGCCGGGCTGAgccatgccgtgccgtgccgtgctgtgccgtgaCGCCAGCAGCCGCTGTGGGCTCACGGAGCCGCCCTTGGGCACAGGGCCCGCGAGCAGCTGCCGGTTCCCCCACCCTGGCCCCCAAAAAACCCCACATACTTACAGGTTCTCCCACTCTCTGCCAGGATCACGATGGGgttgggaaaagagagaaaggaagaagaaatgagtgTCAGGCACGCACCCCAGAATCCCCCAGCACCCCGTCCTCCTGATGCCTCTGCATGGGGACCCCGACCTCCCCCTCCCGCCCACCCCTCTGCACATGGGGGCTCAGAGCAAGGATggagccagcacagccagcccctgcctgcacccatGGGCCTGGTCAAAGTGCATGGGGGACGGGGCAGCGGCATGTGGGGCCATACGGCTTCATATTGAAGAAGTCCTTGATGCCCTCAGGGCTGACGGGGCTCTTGCTCTTATTCTTCTCGGCCACGGTCTTCTCCTTGGTCCAGGTGAGATGCACTTTCTCAGGGGCTGTCTCTGCCTCATCAGCAGGGgactgggagctgctggagaaggtgGTGGCGTTTTTGTCGTGGATGAGCTGGACCTGCAGCAGAACAGAGGGGAATGGTGGGCAGGGGCCAGTGCTGGTGGCCAGGCCAGGACCCCTCGCACGGCgcctcacctcctcctccgGCTTCTCCTCACCGTCGCCCACCTGCTCCTCGGGGACACTCAGGCGCAGGCGTGTGTTGGCTGGGTTCTTGCGTCGGATGGAGCCGCGAGACTCGTCCGTGATGCTCTGGATCTGTGTGGGATGGGGGTCAgtgtggggagcagggcagaagaTGGCTCGAGAGGAGACCCCAGCCTGGAGCTCCCGTAGAACCAGCACGCGCAGAGGGGAGCTCAGGCACAGGCACCACGGAGCCAGTTCCCACCCAGGCTGTCCTGCGGCCTCACCTCCCGCTCCCGCTCATTCTTGGTGAGGTGCATTTGCTTGAGGATCTGGGAACGCTGCTCCATCACCAGCGTCTTCTCATAGGTGTAGGCAGAGATGTCGCTCTCAtgctgtgggatggggaagcAGGAGAAACTGTGGGGCTTGGCCAGCAGcactccctgctccccaccccgGCCCTGCGTGTTCCCATGGACCTGCGAGTCCCTGCGGTGCTGCACATCTTTGCGAGGTTGCCTacctccccagctctgcacatGACCATGATGCTGCGTGCCCCTGTGCCCCCAGCCTCAAGAGTTCCATGGTGCTGCAGGGCCCCATGGCAGGGTCTGGCTGCCCCTGCCAGGCGCAGCACCCTGGGCCATGGcacacccccagcccagcactcaCCAtctccaccacctccacctccGCTGTGATGCGCAGGTGGTACAGGAATGTCGTCAGGTCCTTCTTCATCTGGATGCTGTTGTCATCCATCTGTGCCACCGTGAAGATACGCATCTTGCACTTGCGCCAGACCTGTGAGGGAGGAAGGGCGGGAGGGAGGTGTGGGCACGGCATGGTGGGTATGGCCCTGGCCCCAGACCCCCTACCTATCCGCAGGGCAGAGCTACCTTGTGGTGCCGCAagaggaagggcagcagcatgAGCATCCCCCCATCATGGACAATCCACCAGACGTCGATGTGGCCCTCCGAGAAGCGCTCCTGGTTGCCCGGGAACATGGCGACGTTCTTGGCCACCAGCAGGGCCAGGTGCCCGGCCGTGGTCTCTCGCACCAGCtctgggagggaggggaagggaagggccaCGTCAGCCGGGACTGCTCACGGCCGCGCCCCAGCGACACCCGGGACAGGGACCGGAGGCGGGGGCACCCTGCCGTCTCCGCACAGCCCTACCGATGAAGTTCCTCCAGGTCTGGTGGTCCTCCTTCTGGCGCCAGCTGCGGGGCCAGCCCACCAGCACCGTGTTGTGCTGCAGCCCGCCCAGCCCGCTGGACTGGATGAGGTGCGACATGCCGTCCCGCAGGTTGGAGGAGATCACCACTTGGCAGAAGCCCTTCACCTTCTCCGCTTCCATCAGGCGGCGGATGGACTGGCAGCGGGAGAGACGGCGTCAGGGACTGTGGGAGCCCAGCCCTGAGACGGCGCCCGCCGCGCACAGCACCCACCAGACTGGGGCTGCCCTTGGGGCAGGTGGGGTGCAGAGGGCTGGGCGCTGGAGGGGAGCGGGCTGTGGGGTGCGGGCTGTGGGGTGCGGTGCCCCACAGCAGGACGGCAGCTtggggctgggacagaggaGGCTCGTCTGCAAGCAGAGCTGGCGCGTGGCTCTGTGCCGTGCCGAGCTGAGGGTGTCCCCGTGCCAGGGCTCTGACGGGCGGCAGAGCAGCAATTAGAGTTATTTACTCAGAGAAATTATAACATGTCTGCATGGGAGAGAAACTGTTTGCTTCTGAGGGCTTAATCTCATTAATGTGCCGCCTGGCTGGTGCGGAGGtgcggggggaggaggggctCTCACTCTGGCTGTGAAAGGCTCCCTTTCTGCACAGCCTGATGCTGCGGCCACGAGGGctgtgagcagggctggggccatGGGGCCACAGCTGAggggctgcccagcccagcagcacagcagccccctgttggtgctgtgctgagccctgcagtgACAGCCAGGAGCCAGGACCAGCACCTGACTGGTGCCAGGTGTCCTGGGGAGTGGGGCAGGTGTCCCAGAGGTTCCATTGCCCCCACTGTGCCAGTGCTTTCCCAGTGCAGCCCCGCAGAAGGGCAGAAATGCCCTGTGGTCTGCAGGGACACTGGGGCCATGGCACGGAGCTGGCACCAGCCCCAGTGCAGGCGTCGGCGCAGGGAGGGACTGGCGAGCTCTCACCTCCTCCGCTCTCTGCGCCTGTGGGTGGTTGTCCAggaaggtcccttccagcacAGAGGCCACAATGGTGAGGCCCTTGCCTGCTTTGAGCTGTGAAGTGAAGGACAGGAGCTGTGGGTGCACCACGTTCTGCTCCTGATCCACACGGACCAGAACCAGCAGCTGGGGCCTGGAAGGAAGGTCCTGCAGTCAGCGCCTGCGGCTGCCCTGCCCCGCGCCACGCCACCGCCACCCCTCCACCCCGCGGCCTCACCTCCAGTTCTTGGTGTGGGGGGGCCCTTCCTCCAGCCGCAGCAGGGCGTAGCGGGCAGCGCTCAGCGACAGCCCCCGGATCCCGTCACCCCACTCCTTCTCcgccctgcagcacagggcagcgcGTCAGGGAATGCTCGTGGCTCCGGCCACTGGCGCCTGCGCCGcggcagcaccaggagcccGCAAGCAACGGAGCAAGGCAAGAGGCGCTCAGCACCCGGAGCATCCCGGGGGGAGCAGGCGGGTTGTGCGGAGCTGAGGACCCTGGGCACTGCAGACCCTCCTGCAGGGTGGGTGGCGCTGGCCAGGATCTGCCAGCCCTCGAGCTGCCCTTACCCGCGGTACTCGATGTATTTGTAAATGAGGCCGGCGATCAGCATGGCGACCAGCGCGTAGTACCAGGAGCAGATGAACATCAGCGCCAGGCACAGGCTCATGCCCAGGAAAGAGAGGGTCCTGCAGAGGGCACCACGCCGTCAGAGCCCCACAGCGCGGGGCTGGGACCGGCCGTACTCCCGCCGCCCACCCAGCTTACCAGTGGTAGTAGCGGAAGCGTGGCCGCCAGTTGGGTGTCCGCAGCAGCGTCTGCACCGCGCAGGCCAGGTTGACGAACATGTAGCACATGAGGAAAAACCTGCGGGAGAAAGAGGCTGAGCCCGGCACACCGGGCGGCTGGGCTGGACCCGGGgtgcagccaggctctgctgcacGCCCCAACCCCACGGAGCCGGAGCCGGCCGGGGCCCTGCCCACGTGCACAGGGAGATGCTTCGCACCAGCTGCGCTGGAACCAGTGGGGCCCCACACCCAGAGCCAATGTGGTGCACCCCCAGAGCAGCCTCTTTGGGGGTTAAGGGGCTGTGGGAGGCCGTGTGCttgccccagccctccccaaGCAGCAGAGACCTGCAGGGGCAACCTGCCCGGCTGGGGGCATGGAGTGCGAGGCCCAGCCGCCCCCTTGCTGAAGGTGCGTGTGGACAGAGCATGCTGCCTACATGGACAGGATAGGAGCCACCTCGTCCAGGGAAGCGATCAGGATCCCGATCTCACAGATGCAGGCGGTGAGCAGCAGAGCCCATGTGGGCTCCCCGTTGGCTTTGCCATGGCCGAAGACCTGGGAGtggggcaggagagcagagcgTTAGGGGCTCAGCGGAGGCAGCACCGCGCAGCCCACGGACGCAGCACACAGCCTGGCCCCAGCACAGGTGGTGGAGGCCAAGCTCCAGCTTGGGAAGGGGCCCAGGTTCACTGTGCCACAAATGTACCGGTGCCGTGCACCTCCTGGCCGAGCTGCTCTTGGGGCGGTgacagagctggggagcaggggccaGTGGTACAGGGAGTGTCCCCACACACCATCCAGAGGCTCCTCGGCACAGCCCCACAGGGCCAGACCCCCCCATGTACCAGAGGCTCCACAAACTGGTGCAGGTCCCACAGGGAAGTGGTGACAGGGCCAGCAGCACGGGTACAGTCCTGTTCCTGAGAGCCAGtagccctgcctgcccccaggggctgcagagcagccccggcccccgggACCCTCGCCAGGATGCCAGGCAGCCGCATCTCCTGCAGCTGCGGGGGCGCGGGGAGAGGGGCAGGCAGCGGCTGAGGGAAgggtctgggggggggctgcagatGCATGTCTGGGCACATTGGAGGGCGCAGGCTGCAGTCCTTGTGAGAATGCTCAGAACATGGCTGGCAGGGTGGAGGAGCACAGTTAAAATTAGCCTGCTCTTCCCTGGGGGGAGCTGTCGGTTTGGATTTGGAGAGACGAGGTTGTGAAAACGCGTCTTCAGAGAGCAGATAAAATATTAAGCggcacagcagcaggggggAGGGGGATCCTGACCTTTCCCAGCACTCTCCTCCCACTGACATGTCGCGTCCAAACCCATCACGGTCGCCACAGCGCTGGTGCCCGCGGGACgagggcaggctgctgggctgctctgctggtAGCGGTGCCGGGCCGACAGCGCGGGTGCCCCGGGAGTGCCACCGGGGGGACGGGCAGGGGATGCTGTGGACCAGCAGCTGCACGGGGTCTGGGGACGCTTACCCTGAGGAAGGGCACaatcccatccctggaaatggCTTGCAGGAGGCGGGGGGCTCCGGTGAggctctgcagcccagccccacatgTGGAGAAGAAGGAGCCGATGACAATGACCCATGGGGACGGCCATGCCAGGGTGCCAACCACCAGGTTCCCATTGACAGCTTCACCAAACCTGCAGAGCACCAGCACCACTCACAGCTCCGTGCCCTGGCCGAGCCCCAGCTGCCCTCGCCCTGAGCGTGTCGGTGTGGTGCTGTGGGTGCAGGGCCAGCTCGCGGCGGCCGGCTGGCCACCATGGGACACCGCCAGGGagggacgggatgggatgggacgggacgggacgggacgggacaggacAGAAGCGGAGAAgggccctgccctggctgcttcCTGTCGGGCGCGAGCCAGGCAGTGGGGGCTCAGATGGCTGGGGTCCATCCCAGCTCCTCGCCTGTGGCTGGGCGGGGGGGAGCCCAGGGGGATGTGGGATGGGGCCTTCCCATCCCCTCTGCCAGGAGGAGGCCAATTAAGGCTGCGTGCAGCTTGGATCCAGTTTGTGTTGGTGCTGGCGACCCAGAAGTGTCACCCACCATGCGCAGCGAGCTGGGCTGCCCTACATACACACGCGTCGTGGCGCGGGCAGCGCTGCCTGTTGACAAACAAGTGTGCTGCACGCAGCCCGGGGCGGGAGGGACCGGCAGCGGGTGAGCAGCAAACCATGGGGGAAGAGGCACACAAGAGCTCCCAGAGCCTGTTACAAGCTTTGCACCCCCAAGAGCCTGCCCCAACACGGCACACAGCCTTAGTGCCCCCCCTTTGCATACACTGTCCCCCGCCAGTCCCACAATGCCACCGTGCCAGTCCCAGTCGTCCCAGCTGTGGCTCCCTGACAAGCCcccctgcagctgtccctgtccccagcctgtccctctGGGCTTGCCCCACGCCTGCCCCGCATGGCCCGGGGACACTCACTTGTCGCGCAGGACGACACCCTCGATGCACGCCCCAAAGAGCACGACGGAGCTGATGTCTGCCGGGCAGTCAAGGAGAGCCTGGAAGATGCAGAGCCCCACACACCCGCCCTGCCTGTCCCCGGCCCCACACCACAACAGAACGGGCAATGGGACCCATCTACCTTGCCAGACCCCAAACCAGAGCAgtctctgccctgcagccacagcctgcGGGGCCTCACCCATGACCCACGGTGCTGCCGAGCCCTGAAGGATACAGACCGCAGAGGTGGTGGCGATGGCCAGGATGGTGCCTGTGGGGATGGACTTCTGCGCGTCCCGCAGGTCCCCGGAGCGGTTGGAGCCAGCCATGAtgcctggggagaggggaaCGTGCCAGGGGTGGGGAGCTGCACCACCGCACGTcctggccagcagcacagcctgcaccGCGCACTGGCACAGCAGGACTCCCGCTCGGCGGTGTGCCGGGGCATGGCATGGGCACAAGGCTGCACCGGAGCAGGTTCCCCACGTCCCACCAGCACTTTCCCACCTGACCCACGGTCTGAGGCCACTGAAGGATTAGGCACAAAACCCACTTATGTGACTTGTTTCATTAGCCCTTAATTAGCTCAAGCAGGGGAGTTAGTGTCAGTGGCTGCAGGGAAAGGGTCTTGCCACGGCTGGGCCAAGGCCGGTGCCAGCAGGTCCAGCACGGCCCCACGGATGCGTCCccgcagcctggctgctg
Protein-coding sequences here:
- the SLC12A5 gene encoding solute carrier family 12 member 5 isoform X1, producing the protein MSRRFTVTALPREGPAAARGSARGAGGGRRPGRDGKGDGNPKESSPFINSTDLEKGKEYDGKNMALFEEEMDTSPMVSSLLSGLANYTNLPQGSREHEEAENNDGGKKKPVQAPRMGTFMGVYLPCLQNIFGVILFLRLTWVVGIAGIMESFCMVFLCCSCTMLTAISMSAIATNGVVPAGGSYYMISRSLGPEFGGAVGLCFYLGTTFAGAMYILGTIEILLAYIFPPMAIFKAEDASGEAAAMLNNMRVYGTCVLTCMATVVFVGVKYVNKFALVFLGCVILSILAIYAGVIKSAFDPPSFPICLLGNRTLSRHGFDLCTKVVVEGNETVGSKLWELFCTSRFLNATCDEYFTMNNVTEIEGIPGAASGLIQENLWSSYLTKGVIVEKRGLPSVSPPDTPVDMDQPYVFSDMTSYFTLLVGIYFPSVTGIMAGSNRSGDLRDAQKSIPTGTILAIATTSAVYISSVVLFGACIEGVVLRDKFGEAVNGNLVVGTLAWPSPWVIVIGSFFSTCGAGLQSLTGAPRLLQAISRDGIVPFLRVFGHGKANGEPTWALLLTACICEIGILIASLDEVAPILSMFFLMCYMFVNLACAVQTLLRTPNWRPRFRYYHWTLSFLGMSLCLALMFICSWYYALVAMLIAGLIYKYIEYRGAEKEWGDGIRGLSLSAARYALLRLEEGPPHTKNWRPQLLVLVRVDQEQNVVHPQLLSFTSQLKAGKGLTIVASVLEGTFLDNHPQAQRAEESIRRLMEAEKVKGFCQVVISSNLRDGMSHLIQSSGLGGLQHNTVLVGWPRSWRQKEDHQTWRNFIELVRETTAGHLALLVAKNVAMFPGNQERFSEGHIDVWWIVHDGGMLMLLPFLLRHHKVWRKCKMRIFTVAQMDDNSIQMKKDLTTFLYHLRITAEVEVVEMHESDISAYTYEKTLVMEQRSQILKQMHLTKNEREREIQSITDESRGSIRRKNPANTRLRLSVPEEQVGDGEEKPEEEVQLIHDKNATTFSSSSQSPADEAETAPEKVHLTWTKEKTVAEKNKSKSPVSPEGIKDFFNMKPEWENLNQSNVRRMHTAVKLNEVIVKKSQDAKLVLLNMPGPPRNRKGDENYMEFLEVLTEHLDRVLLVRGGGREVITIYS
- the SLC12A5 gene encoding solute carrier family 12 member 5 isoform X2 encodes the protein MLNNLTDCEDGDGGASQGDGNPKESSPFINSTDLEKGKEYDGKNMALFEEEMDTSPMVSSLLSGLANYTNLPQGSREHEEAENNDGGKKKPVQAPRMGTFMGVYLPCLQNIFGVILFLRLTWVVGIAGIMESFCMVFLCCSCTMLTAISMSAIATNGVVPAGGSYYMISRSLGPEFGGAVGLCFYLGTTFAGAMYILGTIEILLAYIFPPMAIFKAEDASGEAAAMLNNMRVYGTCVLTCMATVVFVGVKYVNKFALVFLGCVILSILAIYAGVIKSAFDPPSFPICLLGNRTLSRHGFDLCTKVVVEGNETVGSKLWELFCTSRFLNATCDEYFTMNNVTEIEGIPGAASGLIQENLWSSYLTKGVIVEKRGLPSVSPPDTPVDMDQPYVFSDMTSYFTLLVGIYFPSVTGIMAGSNRSGDLRDAQKSIPTGTILAIATTSAVYISSVVLFGACIEGVVLRDKFGEAVNGNLVVGTLAWPSPWVIVIGSFFSTCGAGLQSLTGAPRLLQAISRDGIVPFLRVFGHGKANGEPTWALLLTACICEIGILIASLDEVAPILSMFFLMCYMFVNLACAVQTLLRTPNWRPRFRYYHWTLSFLGMSLCLALMFICSWYYALVAMLIAGLIYKYIEYRGAEKEWGDGIRGLSLSAARYALLRLEEGPPHTKNWRPQLLVLVRVDQEQNVVHPQLLSFTSQLKAGKGLTIVASVLEGTFLDNHPQAQRAEESIRRLMEAEKVKGFCQVVISSNLRDGMSHLIQSSGLGGLQHNTVLVGWPRSWRQKEDHQTWRNFIELVRETTAGHLALLVAKNVAMFPGNQERFSEGHIDVWWIVHDGGMLMLLPFLLRHHKVWRKCKMRIFTVAQMDDNSIQMKKDLTTFLYHLRITAEVEVVEMHESDISAYTYEKTLVMEQRSQILKQMHLTKNEREREIQSITDESRGSIRRKNPANTRLRLSVPEEQVGDGEEKPEEEVQLIHDKNATTFSSSSQSPADEAETAPEKVHLTWTKEKTVAEKNKSKSPVSPEGIKDFFNMKPEWENLNQSNVRRMHTAVKLNEVIVKKSQDAKLVLLNMPGPPRNRKGDENYMEFLEVLTEHLDRVLLVRGGGREVITIYS